In Desulfolutivibrio sulfodismutans DSM 3696, the genomic stretch ACATCCGGGCCGGATCGCCCACCTTTTTGCACTGGCACGCCGAAATCCTGTCCGGCGACAACCATACCTCGCTTCTGATCCCGGAGGGCTTCGCCCACGGCTTCCAGACCCTCACCCCGGACGTGGAGATGCTCTATCTGCATTCCACGCCCTACGCCCCCGGGGCCGAAGGGGGCCTGCGCCCCGACGATCCCCGGCTGGCCATCGCCTGGCCCGATCCCGTGGCCCTGCTCTCGGAGCGCGACGCCGGGCACGCCCTGATCGACGAAACCTTTCAAGGGGTCATCTTGTGAACTGCCGCCACTGCGGGGCCGCCCTGAGCCTGCCCTTTCTGGACCTGGGAAGCGCCCCGCCCTCCAACGCCTATCTGACGGAAAGCGCCCTGCGCGCCCCGGAGACCTGGTTTCC encodes the following:
- a CDS encoding dTDP-4-dehydrorhamnose 3,5-epimerase family protein, whose product is MSGGRFEIRTTPLAGLAVIRRLPRSDPRGFFERFFCAAELAPAGWTGPVAQINRTLTASPGTLRGLHFQHPPHAEKKLVSCLRGEVFDVAVDIRAGSPTFLHWHAEILSGDNHTSLLIPEGFAHGFQTLTPDVEMLYLHSTPYAPGAEGGLRPDDPRLAIAWPDPVALLSERDAGHALIDETFQGVIL